The following coding sequences lie in one Musa acuminata AAA Group cultivar baxijiao chromosome BXJ1-8, Cavendish_Baxijiao_AAA, whole genome shotgun sequence genomic window:
- the LOC103994171 gene encoding glycerophosphodiester phosphodiesterase GDPD1, chloroplastic, with protein MALKVVHVMEVPSLHQVPETPTAAALLPRAAARGFVVLGHRGKGMNALESADLRMRAVKENSLLSFNRAALFPIDFVEFDVQVTKDDCPIIFHDDIILTEDSGKILEKHVTDLYLEEFLSYGPQREPGKVGKSLLRKTDDGRVLKWNVDDDDSLCTLQEAFEKIDSRLGFNIELKFIDHAVYLARDLTHALEAVLKVVYEHANGRPIIFSTFQPDAAQLLRKLQTVYPVFFLTTGGTETSDDVRRNSLDEAIKLCLASGLQGIVSDVKGVFRNPSAVSSIKASNLSLLTYGHLNNVPEAVYMQHLMGIDGVIVDLVEEITEAVSDFITPTSVAEEHEGLSDAVVEARQVKVRARPNFSQRELSFLLKLIPELVQH; from the exons ATGGCTCTCAAAGTCGTGCACGTGATGGAGGTCCCCAGCCTCCACCAGGTCCCGGAGACTCCAACCGCGGCCGCCCTCCTTCCCAGGGCGGCGGCGCGGGGGTTCGTGGTGCTGGGGCACCGAGGGAAGGGGATGAACGCGCTGGAATCAGCGGACCTGCGGATGAGAGCCGTGAAGGAGAATTCCCTCCTCTCCTTCAACCGCGCCGCCCTCTTCCCCATCGACTTCGTTGAGTTCGACGTCCAG GTGACCAAGGATGACTGCCCCATCATCTTCCACGACGATATCATCCTCACTGAAGATTCT GGCAAAATCTTGGAGAAGCACGTCACCGATCTTTACTTGGAAGAATTCCTTTCCTATGGTCCTCAACGAGAGCCCGGCAAG GTTGGCAAATCATTGCTCAGAAAAACCGACGACGGGAGAGTGTTGAAGTGGAACGTGGACGACGACGACTCCCTCTGCACGCTGCAAGAGGCATTCGAGAAGATCGACTCGCGTCTGGGCTTCAACATCGAGCTCAAATTCATTGACCACGCGGTGTATCTCGCTCGAGATCTTACCCATGCTCTTGAGGCGGTCTTGAAG GTCGTTTACGAACATGCAAACGGTAGACCCATCATCTTCTCCACCTTTCAACCTGACGCGGCACAGCTGTTGAGGAAACTCCAGACTGTCTACCCT GTCTTCTTCCTTACCACTGGAGGCACCGAAACATCTGATGACGTGAGAAGAAACTCACTGGACGAGGCCATCAAGCTGTGCCTGGCAAGTGGCCTGCAAGGCATCGTTTCCGACGTCAAAGGAGTGTTCAGAAACCCATCAGCGGTGTCAAGCATCAAAGCATCCAACCTTTCCCTCCTGACTTATGGCCACCTCAA CAATGTTCCTGAAGCCGTCTACATGCAGCATCTGATGGGCATCGACGGTGTAATCGTGGATCTCGTCGAGGAGATAACGGAGGCTGTTTCAGATTTCATCACACCAACCTCGGTTGCGGAAGAACACGAAGGCTTGTCTGATGCAGTAGTAGAAGCGAGACAGGTGAAGGTGAGAGCGAGACCCAACTTCTCGCAGCGCGAGCTCTCGTTCCTGCTCAAGCTTATACCTGAGCTGGTGCAGCATTAA
- the LOC135588886 gene encoding bidirectional sugar transporter SWEET14-like, producing MAGLSLQHPLPFAFGMLGNLISFMVFLAPIPTFYRVYRKKSTEGFHSVPYVVALFSCMLWIYYAFVKTNSMLLITINSFGLFIETIYITIYLIYAPKKARIFCIQIFVLLDVVAFAAIVLLTQLVFKGSNRVTVLGWICVGFSISVFAAPLSVIRLVIRTKSVEFMPFFLSFFLTLSAIAWFGYGLFTKDIYVQLPNVLGFVFGIAQMLLYIIYKKKKNVVVEPTVPEHILKIAELITTPASELQVSIEENDRKKKANEDGEGVDNGKTAAAAAAAEEGIEINAV from the exons ATGGCTGGCCTATCATTGCAGCACCCTTTGCCTTTCGCCTTCGGCATGTTAG GCAATCTCATCTCGTTCATGGTGTTTCTTGCCCCGAT TCCTACGTTCTATCGGGTTTACCGGAAGAAATCGACGGAAGGGTTCCACTCGGTGCCTTACGTTGTTGCGCTCTTCAGTTGCATGCTGTGGATCTACTATGCGTTTGTCAAGACCAATTCGATGCTCCTCATCACCATTAACTCCTTTGGGCTGTTCATCGAGACAATCTACATCACCATCTACCTCATCTATGCCCCCAAGAAGGCTAGG ATCTTTTGCATCCAAATATTCGTCCTCTTGGATGTGGTGGCGTTCGCTGCGATCGTTCTCTTGACTCAGCTAGTCTTTAAAGGCTCCAATCGCGTGACAGTTCTCGGATGGATCTGCGTTGGCTTCTCCATAAGCGTCTTTGCTGCTCCATTGAGCGTCATC AGGCTCGTTATCCGCACCAAGAGCGTGGAGTTCATGCCATTCTTCTTGTCCTTCTTCCTCACCTTGAGCGCGATCGCCTGGTTTGGCTACGGTCTCTTCACCAAGGACATATACGTTCAG CTTCCAAATGTCTTGGGGTTCGTATTTGGGATTGCACAAATGCTGCTCTACATCAtctacaagaagaagaagaacgtcGTGGTGGAGCCAACGGTGCCTGAGCACATACTCAAGATCGCGGAGCTGATCACGACCCCAGCATCGGAGTTGCAGGTCAGCATCGAGGAGAACGATCGCAAGAAGAAGGCCAACGAGGACGGTGAAGGCGTAGACAACGGAAagacggcagcagcagcagcagcagcagaggaggGGATTGAGATCAACGCAGTGTGA
- the LOC103994167 gene encoding proline-rich protein 4-like, with protein sequence MNRSGRSRRTRNLLLCPSHPPFAMNPATLVLLFAALCTDSLSAEALPHRIPHITVLGAVYCDTCAYNNFSKNSYFLRGAEVQIDCKFVANSTSREAMSITADRTTDRFGVYKLEIPPVDGFECREGREIKSMCRASLSRSSSRRCDVAGFRSSTAHVAVKDRESNVCYFNLNALSYRPARRNVPRCGAKEAAMSSFATSSFIFWPIFPPFGIPWPSLPFPFSPLPFLIPPSLPFPFPHISLPDPSSLPFPIPSWLLPFLKPPYFPFQFPPIPFLTPTPTPTPTPPYSSGFQPPALVPSSKP encoded by the exons ATGAACCGGAGTGGTAGATCTCGAAGAACAAGAAACCTCTTGCTTTGTCCATCACACCCCCCGTTCGCCATGAATCCAGCGACCCTGGTGCTCTTGTTTGCGGCTCTTTGCACCGATTCCCTCTCCGCTGAAGCTCTTCCTCATCGCATTCCTCACATCACCGTGCTGGGTGCAGTCTACTGCGATACCTGCGCCTACAACAACTTCTCCAAGAACAGCTACTTCCTGCGAG GTGCCGAGGTGCAGATAGACTGCAAGTTCGTCGCCAACTCCACGTCGAGAGAAGCGATGTCGATCACGGCTGACAGAACAACCGACAGATTCGGAGTGTACAAGCTGGAAATCCCCCCGGTGGACGGATTCGAGTGCCGAGAAGGGCGGGAGATCAAGTCCATGTGCCGAGCCAGCCTGAGCAGGAGCTCGTCTCGGCGCTGCGACGTCGCGGGCTTCAGGAGTTCGACTGCGCACGTCGCCGTCAAAGACAGGGAGAGCAACGTCTGCTACTTCAACCTGAACGCATTGAGCTATAGACCAGCCCGGAGAAACGTGCCGCGGTGCGGGGCTAAGGAGGCGGCCATGTCGAGTTTCGCAACTTCGTCCTTCATCTTTTGGCCGATTTTTCCACCATTTGGAATTCCTTGGCCAAGTCTCCCGTTCCCCTTCTCTCCGCTGCCGTTTCTGATCCCACCATCGCTTCCCTTCCCCTTCCCTCACATTTCGTTGCCCGATCCATCCTCTCTTCCTTTCCCCATCCCATCTTGGCTTCTTCCTTTTCTGAAGCCACCGTACTTTCCCTTCCAGTTTCCTCCCATACCTTTTCTAACTCCTACTCCAACTCCAACTCCGACTCCCCCTTATTCCTCCGGATTTCAGCCTCCAGCTCTCGTTCCATCATCAAAACCTTGA
- the LOC103994166 gene encoding non-specific lipid transfer protein GPI-anchored 1-like has protein sequence MAGIYSSSLLSCLLLLLLLCILGPSASDDSLQDKCASDITKLLPCQDYASGSKEEPTSDCCSSVKDIRGSQPVCLCYVIQQTHSGSSAFKSLGLKVDRLVQLPTACKLANSSVSDCPKLLNLSRSSPDYSIFTNITTANTTSSGSADAAPSKAFIHSICLYGTFAIGLVTATFLSILS, from the exons ATGGCTGGGATCTActcttcctccctcctctcctgcctcctcctcctcctcctcttgtgcATACTTGGTCCGTCCGCCTCAGACGACTCACTGCAGGACAAGTGCGCATCGGACATCACCAAGTTGCTTCCCTGCCAGGACTACGCTAGTGGCAGCAAGGAAGAGCCAACGAGCGACTGCTGCAGCTCGGTGAAGGATATCCGCGGCTCCCAACCTGTTTGCCTCTGCTATGTCATCCAACAGACGCACTCCGGCTCCTCCGCCTTCAAATCCCTCGGCCTCAAGGTTGACAGGCTCGTGCAACTCCCCACCGCTTGCAAGCTTGCCAACTCCAGCGTCAGCGACTGCCCCA AGCTTCTCAACTTGTCTCGGAGCTCACCGGATTACTCTATCTTCACAAACATTACGACAG CTAATACCACCTCCAGTGGATCAGCAGATGCGGCACCTTCAAAAGCATTCATCCACAGCATCTGCCTCTATGGAACCTTTGCGATTGGATTAGTCACAGCTACCTTCTTATCTATTTTATCTTAG
- the LOC135680480 gene encoding uncharacterized protein LOC135680480 gives MECNKDEAFRAKEIAERKFMAEDISGAKKFATKAQNLFPALEGINQMMATLDVYLASESKVFGEMNWYAVLSLNPSADEDTLKKQYRKLALQLHPDKNKSIGAEGAFKLISEAWAVLSDKSRRMIYDQKINVKGYCQRYSQAKNYTIPKTSNGFHNFAKSAASRVRGPKNSSNAARATAHPSSQLPKSNTFWTSCNRCKMQYEYLRLYLNHKLLCPNCHEPFLASETVLPTSRPSFSWAASRQFHQNSSHNTKNVYGPGRNNSSFSGMRASVFQHGANLGSYNNQNFQWGVFSRTAGVASATASSTAAAQAANVVHQTYEKVRREREEAQAAAKRAEAFRRKNSAMKRNIIASVKRNAASSDSLPNKRRRGNGDDVGNDNGGVCKEHNGVSGVECVDGVSVELSKSRMSAMENKFSQHITHLDIQNMLIEKTKLVIHSKLGEWHSSTTERKEEKESEKNRQKPSNDDKVKIKDSVHGDFTDEELLNKSKNDAEQCIGEKNLINEHPGDSDNEINEPTSMDVPDSDFHDFDNDRSEKSFESDQVWATYDEEDGMPRHYALIQKIISFTPFKVCMSFLTSKSNSEFGSLNWIASGFAKTCGDFRVGKYEVNETINIFSHKVRWEKGSRGVIKIVPKKGEIWVLYRNWSPEWNEHTPDDVIYKYDMVEVLEDYSEELGVTVSPLVKVAGFKTVFHRHLDPKEVKRIQKEEMFRFSHQVPSYSLTGEEAVNAPKGCHELDPAATPLELLQAVTEVETDAVMKAAEQIDKL, from the coding sequence ATGGAATGCAATAAAGATGAGGCCTTCAGAGCGAAAGAGATAGCCGAACGAAAGTTCATGGCCGAGGATATATCAGGTGCCAAGAAATTTGCCACCAAGGCACAGAATCTCTTTCCTGCATTGGAGGGCATCAATCAAATGATGGCAACGTTAGATGTTTATCTGGCTTCGGAGAGCAAAGTGTTTGGCGAGATGAACTGGTATGCAGTCCTATCTTTAAATCCCTCAGCAGACGAAGACACATTGAAGAAACAGTACAGGAAGTTGGCTCTCCAGCTTCATCCTGACAAGAACAAGTCAATTGGTGCTGAAGGTGCCTTTAAGCTTATTTCAGAGGCGTGGGCTGTTCTGTCAGATAAGTCAAGGAGAATGATCTATGACCAGAAGATTAATGTTAAAGGATACTGTCAGAGGTACTCTCAGGCCAAAAATTACACTATTCCTAAGACCAGCAATGGCTTCCATAATTTTGCCAAGAGTGCTGCATCAAGGGTACGAGGCCCAAAGAATAGCAGTAATGCAGCTCGAGCTACAGCCCATCCTTCATCTCAGCTGCCAAAATCCAATACATTCTGGACATCTTGCAACCGCTGCAAGATGCAGTATGAATATCTCCGTCTGTATCTCAATCACAAGCTTCTTTGCCCAAATTGTCATGAACCTTTCCTAGCATCGGAGACCGTGCTTCCCACAAGTCGACCTAGTTTTTCTTGGGCTGCATCTCGGCAGTTTCACCAGAATTCTAGCCATAACACCAAAAATGTGTATGGTCCTGGGAGAAATAACTCTAGCTTTTCAGGCATGAGAGCTTCTGTATTTCAACATGGAGCAAATCTGGGTTCATATAATAACCAAAACTTCCAGTGGGGCGTTTTTTCCAGAACAGCAGGAGTTGCAAGTGCAACTGCTTCATCAACTGCTGCTGCACAGGCTGCAAATGTTGTCCATCAAACATATGAGAAAGTCAGGCGAGAGCGTGAAGAGGCACAAGCTGCAGCCAAAAGAGCAGAGGCTTTTCGCAGGAAGAATAGTGCCATGAAAAGGAACATTATTGCTTCTGTCAAGCGCAATGCTGCTTCCAGTGATAGTCTACCTAACAAAAGAAGAAGGGGCAATGGTGATGATGTTGGGAATGATAATGGAGGGGTATGCAAGGAACATAATGGTGTTTCTGGTGTCGAATGTGTCGATGGAGTTTCTGTAGAGTTATCCAAATCTAGAATGAGTGCTATGGAAAACAAGTTCAGTCAGCATATTACACATTTGGACATCCAAAACATGCTGATCGAGAAGACGAAGTTAGTAATTCATAGCAAATTGGGAGAGTGGCATTCTTCTACcacagaaagaaaagaagagaaagaaagtgaaaaaaatagACAAAAGCCAAGCAACGATGACAAAGTAAAGATAAAGGATTCGGTTCATGGTGATTTTACTGATGAGGAATTGTTGAACAAATCTAAGAATGATGCCGAACAATGTATTGGCGAGAAGAATTTAATAAATGAACATCCTGGTGATTCAGATAATGAGATTAATGAACCGACGTCAATGGATGTTCCTGATTCAGATTTTCATGACTTTGATAATGATCGTTCAGAAAAATCTTTTGAAAGTGATCAGGTGTGGGCCACTTATGATGAAGAAGATGGTATGCCTCGTCATTATGCACTGATTCAGAAAATTATTTCCTTCACTCCTTTCAAAGTGTGCATGAGTTTTCTCACTTCAAAGTCCAACAGCGAATTTGGATCTCTAAATTGGATTGCTTCTGGTTTTGCAAAAACCTGTGGTGATTTCAGGGTGGGCAAATATGAGGTCAATGAAACAATTAATATTTTCTCTCACAAGGTTAGGTGGGAAAAGGGCTCTCGCGGTGTTATCAAAATAGTTCCCAAGAAAGGTGAAATCTGGGTCCTCTATAGAAACTGGTCCCCGGAATGGAATGAGCATACTCCTGATGATGTCATTTACAAGTATGACATGGTTGAAGTACTTGAGGACTATAGTGAAGAACTGGGTGTAACTGTATCCCCCTTAGTGAAAGTGGCTGGATTTAAAACAGTGTTCCACCGTCACCTGGATCCTAAGGAAGTAAAAAGGATACAGAAGGAAGAGATGTTTCGTTTTTCACATCAAGTGCCATCTTATTCACTGACAGGTGAAGAAGCAGTGAATGCTCCAAAAGGTTGTCATGAGTTGGACCCAGCAGCAACTCCTTTGGAGCTTCTTCAAGCAGTCACAGAGGTGGAAACAGATGCAGTAATGAAAGCTGCTGAACAGATAGATAAGCTGTAG